The following coding sequences lie in one Halorarum halophilum genomic window:
- a CDS encoding mandelate racemase/muconate lactonizing enzyme family protein: MSDVTVDSVEAIGVCAPTDEPFGYAQSWVDERTATLVRVEASDGTVGWGECWGPVEGTGDVVESVLAPHVVDENPLEVERLYDRLYDVGRATYQTIVPLPAISGLDIALWDLAGKLQGVSTATLLGGRRRESIRPYATGHYFKPVDDLEEQYDRIAAEARTNATELGAVKLKVGLELLGYGPREDVELVRRVREAVGPKTTMMVDANYAYDRRDARRVGRELESLDVEWFEEPVQPEDLEGYAELRETLEVPVAGGECHTPAEFDRLLETHAVDVAQPDVCIVGGLTPARRIARRARDHGVSLVPHVWGTSVSLGASLQLVATLDGRPWLEFDRSSNPLREELAAESFAAEDGRVSIPDDPGLGVDLDADAIDRYRA, encoded by the coding sequence ATGAGCGACGTTACCGTTGACTCGGTGGAAGCCATCGGCGTGTGCGCACCGACCGACGAGCCGTTCGGCTACGCGCAGTCGTGGGTCGACGAGCGGACGGCGACGCTGGTTCGCGTCGAGGCGAGTGACGGCACCGTCGGGTGGGGCGAGTGCTGGGGCCCCGTCGAGGGGACCGGCGATGTCGTCGAGTCCGTGCTCGCCCCGCATGTCGTTGACGAGAACCCACTCGAAGTCGAGCGACTCTACGACCGGCTCTACGACGTGGGGCGGGCGACGTACCAGACCATCGTGCCCCTGCCGGCGATCAGCGGCCTCGACATCGCGCTGTGGGACCTCGCGGGGAAGCTACAGGGCGTGTCTACGGCGACACTGCTCGGCGGCCGGCGGCGCGAGTCGATTCGGCCCTACGCCACGGGCCACTACTTCAAGCCCGTCGACGATCTCGAGGAGCAGTACGACCGCATCGCGGCGGAGGCGCGGACGAACGCGACCGAACTCGGCGCGGTCAAACTGAAGGTCGGCCTCGAACTGCTCGGCTACGGCCCCCGGGAGGACGTCGAACTCGTCCGCCGCGTCCGGGAGGCAGTCGGCCCGAAGACGACGATGATGGTCGACGCCAACTACGCCTACGACCGGCGGGACGCTCGTCGGGTCGGCCGCGAACTCGAATCGCTCGATGTGGAGTGGTTCGAGGAGCCAGTCCAGCCGGAGGACCTCGAGGGGTACGCGGAGCTACGCGAGACGCTCGAGGTCCCCGTCGCTGGTGGGGAGTGTCACACGCCGGCCGAGTTCGACCGTCTTCTGGAGACGCACGCCGTCGACGTCGCCCAGCCGGACGTCTGCATCGTTGGCGGCCTGACGCCGGCCCGCCGCATCGCGCGGCGGGCGCGCGACCACGGCGTCTCGCTCGTGCCGCACGTGTGGGGGACGTCCGTCAGTCTCGGGGCGAGCCTTCAGCTCGTCGCCACGCTCGACGGCCGGCCGTGGCTGGAGTTCGACCGATCGTCAAACCCGCTCCGCGAGGAACTGGCCGCGGAATCGTTCGCCGCGGAGGACGGTCGCGTGTCGATCCCGGACGATCCGGGTCTTGGGGTGGACCTCGACGCCGACGCGATCGACCGGTACCGCGCGTAG
- a CDS encoding carbohydrate ABC transporter permease: MSTEESYERISYEKRQAFWNVIEGPYIVHAVLVFTVLSVLVPIFWMSLTSFKTPNGVFSPTYLPEEFTFQAYQLVVIREGYWRALLNSAIISTTTTAIVMVLSIPAGYAFSRFRFRFDNAIFIGVIFSRLFPPIGIIIPYFQGLSAFGLLNSRTGIILAQVYLWLPLMIYIMRNFFISIPKEIDESALVDGCTQLQAFRRVVVPLAMPGVAAVGILTFLYSWREFLFSFMISSTLASRPISVAVYDFVGEVNISWAQMGAAAVLAIIPTVLVVLFFQQYIVSGLTAGAMKGE, encoded by the coding sequence ATGAGCACCGAGGAGAGCTACGAGCGAATCAGCTACGAAAAAAGACAGGCGTTCTGGAACGTCATCGAGGGACCGTACATCGTCCACGCCGTACTGGTCTTTACGGTGCTCTCCGTCCTGGTGCCGATCTTCTGGATGAGCCTCACGTCGTTCAAGACGCCCAACGGGGTGTTCTCGCCGACGTACCTCCCCGAGGAGTTCACGTTCCAGGCGTACCAGTTGGTAGTGATTCGAGAAGGATACTGGCGGGCGCTGCTCAACAGCGCCATCATCTCGACAACGACGACCGCCATCGTGATGGTGCTCTCGATCCCGGCCGGCTACGCGTTCAGTCGCTTCCGCTTCCGGTTCGACAACGCCATCTTCATCGGCGTCATCTTCTCGCGGCTGTTCCCGCCGATCGGCATCATCATTCCCTACTTCCAGGGACTGTCCGCGTTCGGCCTGCTCAACAGCCGCACCGGAATCATCCTCGCCCAGGTGTACCTCTGGTTGCCCCTGATGATCTACATCATGCGGAACTTCTTCATTTCCATCCCGAAGGAGATCGACGAATCCGCGCTCGTTGACGGCTGCACGCAGCTACAGGCGTTCCGGAGGGTCGTTGTTCCGCTGGCGATGCCAGGCGTCGCCGCCGTCGGTATCCTCACCTTCCTCTACTCGTGGCGGGAGTTCCTCTTCTCGTTCATGATCTCGAGCACGCTGGCGTCCCGACCTATCTCGGTCGCAGTGTACGACTTCGTCGGCGAGGTGAACATCTCGTGGGCCCAGATGGGCGCCGCGGCGGTGCTCGCCATCATCCCGACCGTCCTCGTCGTACTGTTCTTCCAGCAGTACATCGTGAGCGGGCTGACAGCGGGGGCGATGAAAGGAGAATGA
- a CDS encoding ABC transporter substrate-binding protein has protein sequence MQFDPATYAVDAMFEEKTGITVERIQIVVDQAIPKMAASLSSKEPTPHLLQSTVDTSMTTYAQNGWLEPADFLLPDDEMYNPYIPLLKQTFTWQGTNWGAPANVEGNPVHVRVDLLEEQGVSKGVIDKIRNGNWSWDELETVMKAFEGTDVYAWGFRGSSLTYTERDFRIHWYQTGGQYIQDDESIKVNGEGAKAALSKLIEWRENGWLPDPSTTWTQGDLADGFISGNLAMVPVATDLFADASSEYELDSQYILAAPPKANVGPSPTQATWAGGPVLATNKFAPTAEKAAGALLQDARFSTENGWWEYVVESNLTYVKSNYDVAGQNNVVPFSQVRGKSMEVAKNEVFPQQRAVMQKVSEELSLAYSGEKSPEEALNSAQEFIDTVLGQ, from the coding sequence ATGCAGTTCGATCCGGCAACGTACGCGGTCGACGCCATGTTCGAGGAGAAGACCGGCATCACCGTCGAACGGATCCAGATCGTCGTCGACCAGGCCATCCCGAAGATGGCGGCGTCGCTCTCCTCGAAGGAGCCCACGCCTCACCTCCTGCAGTCCACCGTCGACACGTCGATGACGACGTACGCCCAGAACGGGTGGCTCGAACCGGCGGACTTCCTCCTGCCGGACGACGAAATGTACAATCCGTACATTCCGCTCCTCAAGCAGACGTTCACCTGGCAGGGGACCAACTGGGGTGCGCCGGCGAACGTCGAGGGTAACCCGGTCCACGTCCGCGTCGACCTGCTCGAGGAACAAGGCGTCAGTAAGGGTGTCATCGATAAGATCCGGAACGGAAACTGGTCGTGGGACGAACTCGAGACGGTGATGAAGGCGTTCGAGGGTACCGACGTCTACGCCTGGGGCTTCCGCGGTTCCTCCCTGACCTACACCGAGCGGGACTTCCGCATCCACTGGTACCAGACCGGAGGTCAGTACATCCAGGACGACGAGTCGATCAAGGTGAACGGTGAAGGTGCGAAGGCCGCCCTCTCGAAGCTCATCGAGTGGCGTGAGAACGGCTGGCTGCCGGACCCCTCCACAACGTGGACGCAGGGTGACCTCGCGGACGGCTTCATCTCGGGGAACCTAGCGATGGTCCCCGTGGCGACGGACCTGTTCGCAGACGCCAGTAGCGAGTACGAACTCGACAGCCAGTACATCCTCGCCGCGCCGCCCAAGGCGAACGTCGGTCCAAGCCCGACGCAGGCCACCTGGGCAGGCGGTCCAGTCCTGGCGACGAACAAGTTCGCCCCAACGGCGGAGAAGGCCGCGGGCGCGCTCCTCCAGGACGCCCGGTTCTCCACCGAGAACGGCTGGTGGGAGTACGTCGTCGAGAGCAATTTGACCTACGTTAAAAGCAACTACGACGTCGCCGGCCAAAACAACGTAGTGCCGTTCTCGCAGGTCCGCGGCAAGTCGATGGAAGTCGCCAAGAACGAAGTGTTCCCGCAGCAGCGCGCAGTCATGCAGAAGGTTAGCGAGGAGCTCAGCCTGGCGTACTCCGGCGAGAAATCCCCGGAAGAGGCGCTCAACTCGGCTCAGGAGTTCATCGACACGGTCCTGGGTCAGTAG
- a CDS encoding ABC transporter ATP-binding protein: MTDTTSQTEPSTADEESAPDTAGPDINVRIVGLTKIFQDSDGTDVVAVDDVSIDVRRGEFLVLVGPSGCGKTTTLRTVAGLEEPTEGSIVIEEMNVTGLDPRQRDIAMVFQNYALYPHMRVRENLAFPLDVRKFPQEEIDRRVEEAATLLSISDLLDRKPGALSGGQQQRVALGRAIVREPSVFLMDEPLSNLDAKLRVQMRTELNDLHKRVGKTTIYVTHDQAEAMTLGDRVAVMNDGKLQQVDPPQHLYDNPTNQFVAGFIGEPPMNFFDVDVREAGDRQFAESSLFDFGLPDDLSAAVESWDGDRDALTLGLRPEDIHDAEVADERVGESNTFEAYVRLIEPMGSDKFLTLTDPDAPDDLDTEFSARVSPESTIEEDEVVTLVANLDKIHLFDDVTGENVTN; encoded by the coding sequence ATGACCGATACAACCTCACAAACGGAACCCTCGACCGCGGACGAGGAGTCCGCCCCCGACACCGCGGGGCCGGACATCAACGTCCGCATCGTCGGGCTGACGAAGATATTCCAGGATAGCGACGGGACGGACGTGGTCGCCGTGGACGACGTTTCGATAGACGTCCGCCGCGGCGAGTTCCTCGTGCTCGTCGGCCCGTCGGGATGTGGAAAGACCACGACGCTCCGAACCGTCGCCGGTCTCGAGGAGCCGACGGAGGGCAGCATCGTCATCGAGGAGATGAACGTGACCGGGCTCGACCCCCGCCAGCGGGACATCGCGATGGTGTTCCAGAACTACGCGCTCTACCCCCACATGCGGGTACGCGAGAACCTTGCGTTCCCCCTCGACGTTCGGAAGTTCCCCCAGGAGGAGATCGACCGTCGCGTCGAAGAAGCGGCAACCCTGCTCAGCATCTCGGACCTGCTCGACCGCAAGCCGGGGGCGCTGTCGGGCGGCCAGCAGCAGCGCGTCGCCCTCGGGCGCGCCATCGTCCGCGAACCGTCGGTCTTCCTCATGGACGAACCGCTGTCGAATCTCGACGCGAAGCTACGGGTGCAGATGCGGACCGAACTCAATGACCTGCACAAGCGCGTCGGCAAGACCACCATCTACGTCACGCACGACCAGGCCGAGGCGATGACGCTCGGCGACCGCGTGGCCGTGATGAACGACGGCAAACTCCAGCAGGTCGACCCGCCCCAGCACCTGTACGACAATCCGACGAACCAGTTCGTCGCCGGCTTTATCGGCGAACCGCCGATGAACTTCTTCGACGTCGACGTCAGGGAGGCGGGCGACCGGCAGTTCGCCGAATCGTCGCTCTTCGACTTCGGGCTTCCGGACGACCTGTCGGCTGCCGTCGAGTCGTGGGATGGTGACCGGGACGCCCTGACGCTGGGACTCCGGCCCGAGGACATCCACGACGCCGAGGTTGCCGACGAGCGGGTCGGCGAGTCGAACACCTTCGAGGCGTACGTCCGCCTCATCGAGCCGATGGGCTCCGACAAGTTCCTGACGCTCACCGACCCCGACGCACCGGACGACCTCGACACCGAGTTCTCCGCCCGCGTCTCACCCGAAAGCACCATCGAGGAGGACGAGGTGGTCACGCTCGTGGCCAACCTGGACAAGATCCACCTCTTCGACGACGTGACCGGCGAGAACGTCACTAACTGA
- a CDS encoding aspartate aminotransferase family protein: MSDLTEEYERRTPESRRLFEEAGAVMPGGDTREVTYFDPYPTFVEEASGCTLTTADGEELLDFLNNYTQAVLGHAPPAVVEAVTERFARGNGFAAPTREATDLAERIVERTPSVESVRFANSGTEATMNAVRAAIAHTGNDHVLKLDGAFHGTHDTVLVGVTGDGRENPGIPRNVEERVSTVPFNDADALVEAFERLGDDLACFIVDPIMGNAGVIPPRHDYLETARDLTEDADTLLVFDEVMTYRLAEGGAQERYGVTPDLTAFGKFIGGGLPCGAFGGREDVMAVFDPVRGSVTHSGTFNGNPTTMAGGLATLDALDADAIDRINDLGATARDRLDEVCADADLPVQVTGDGSFFNVHFTDEEVVDAATSTTGHESSGGPTEQFFLALRNRGVFVARRGLMNVSTPMGDAEIDALVDAFEAALSDVAPAVAAEVD; the protein is encoded by the coding sequence ATGTCAGACCTCACGGAGGAGTACGAGCGGAGGACGCCGGAGTCGCGGCGGCTGTTCGAGGAGGCGGGCGCCGTCATGCCCGGCGGCGACACGCGCGAGGTGACGTACTTCGACCCATACCCGACGTTCGTCGAGGAGGCGTCGGGGTGTACGCTGACGACGGCCGACGGCGAGGAGCTGCTCGACTTCCTCAACAACTACACGCAGGCGGTCCTCGGCCACGCGCCGCCCGCGGTCGTCGAGGCGGTCACTGAGCGGTTCGCCCGCGGCAACGGCTTCGCGGCACCGACGCGCGAGGCGACCGACCTCGCCGAACGGATCGTCGAGCGGACGCCGTCGGTCGAGTCGGTCCGGTTCGCCAACTCGGGTACGGAGGCGACGATGAACGCCGTCCGGGCCGCCATCGCCCACACTGGGAACGACCACGTCCTCAAACTCGACGGCGCGTTCCACGGCACCCACGACACGGTACTCGTCGGCGTCACCGGCGACGGTCGGGAGAACCCCGGCATACCACGGAACGTCGAAGAGCGGGTGTCGACCGTCCCGTTCAACGATGCCGACGCGCTGGTCGAGGCGTTCGAGCGCCTCGGCGACGACCTCGCGTGTTTCATCGTCGACCCCATCATGGGCAACGCGGGAGTGATTCCACCCCGCCACGACTACCTCGAGACCGCGCGCGACCTGACCGAGGACGCCGACACGCTGCTGGTGTTCGACGAGGTCATGACGTACCGCCTCGCCGAGGGCGGCGCACAGGAGCGATACGGCGTCACGCCCGACCTGACGGCGTTCGGGAAGTTCATCGGCGGCGGCCTCCCGTGCGGCGCGTTCGGCGGCCGCGAGGACGTGATGGCGGTGTTCGACCCCGTCCGCGGGTCGGTCACCCACTCGGGGACATTCAACGGCAACCCGACGACGATGGCGGGCGGCCTCGCCACGCTCGACGCGCTCGACGCCGACGCCATCGACCGCATCAACGATCTGGGCGCGACCGCCCGCGACCGACTCGACGAGGTCTGCGCCGACGCCGACCTCCCGGTGCAGGTGACCGGCGACGGCTCCTTCTTCAACGTTCACTTCACTGACGAGGAGGTGGTCGACGCGGCCACGTCGACGACTGGCCACGAGTCGAGCGGCGGGCCGACCGAACAGTTCTTCCTCGCGCTCCGGAATCGCGGGGTATTCGTCGCCAGGCGCGGGCTGATGAACGTCTCGACCCCGATGGGCGACGCCGAAATCGACGCGCTCGTCGACGCGTTCGAGGCGGCGCTCAGCGATGTCGCCCCAGCCGTCGCGGCTGAGGTCGACTGA
- a CDS encoding RraA family protein: MALSDDELCDRYEQLHPGAVADGLDALGYERRTLRSDVGPLTLDTRMAGLAFPVRGHPDEGTDYDENIERFLRMLGDVPEHGVVAYETNDDESAHLGELSTTALAAGGCRGAVVDGGVRDVRFILEQGFPVFSRYRTPADAPPRWRLDDWDVPALVGGVEIRPGDVLVGDVDGVVCVPSDVAEAVLERAETKAGTEDEVREAVRDGTSPLDAYREFGAF, encoded by the coding sequence ATGGCACTGAGCGACGACGAGCTCTGTGACCGGTACGAACAGTTGCACCCAGGCGCGGTGGCCGACGGCCTCGACGCACTCGGCTACGAGCGCCGGACGCTCCGGAGCGACGTCGGCCCGCTGACCCTCGACACCCGAATGGCCGGGCTCGCCTTCCCGGTTCGGGGCCACCCCGACGAGGGGACCGACTACGATGAGAACATCGAGCGCTTCCTGCGGATGCTGGGAGACGTCCCCGAACACGGCGTCGTCGCCTACGAGACGAACGACGACGAGTCGGCCCACCTCGGCGAGCTATCGACGACGGCGCTCGCCGCGGGGGGGTGCCGGGGCGCGGTCGTCGACGGCGGCGTCCGAGACGTGCGCTTCATCCTCGAGCAGGGCTTCCCCGTCTTCTCGCGCTATCGGACGCCGGCGGACGCGCCGCCCCGATGGCGACTCGACGACTGGGACGTGCCCGCGCTCGTCGGCGGCGTGGAGATCCGCCCCGGCGACGTGCTCGTCGGCGACGTCGACGGCGTCGTCTGCGTCCCGAGCGATGTCGCCGAGGCGGTGCTGGAGCGCGCCGAGACCAAGGCGGGGACCGAGGACGAGGTGCGCGAGGCTGTCCGCGACGGGACGTCACCGCTCGACGCCTACCGCGAGTTCGGCGCGTTCTAG
- a CDS encoding carbohydrate ABC transporter permease translates to MATETPTTGIGTQSDGLKGRISAWLNDHVVLVLLGPPLALITAIFVYPVLWMFYQSLFLTAPGIPEPIFRPLYNYEKLFTSSVFYTYLEQTLIYSFGSLALSFTSGLLVALAANHVVNKRLRSTYTTIILFSWALPLAVVALTWNWIFVGQPYGLLNQVLMDLGIISSPLALLANKRLALPLVTFVDAWLRMPFAMVVFLAGLQSIPQHMYDAAKIDGATTWQRFWKITLPYLRPYMAIVGLISWMFAFRAFSIIYPMTQGGPGVRTTTLAIYIYREGMVKLDFGYGSAIAVFLVAVTVILAIFYVTVVLERIEE, encoded by the coding sequence ATGGCCACTGAAACACCAACAACCGGTATTGGTACCCAGTCGGACGGCCTGAAGGGACGTATCAGCGCGTGGCTCAACGACCACGTGGTGCTCGTCCTGCTCGGCCCGCCGCTGGCTCTCATCACGGCGATCTTCGTCTACCCGGTTCTCTGGATGTTTTATCAGTCGCTATTCCTGACGGCCCCGGGCATCCCGGAGCCCATCTTCCGCCCACTCTACAACTACGAGAAACTGTTCACGTCGTCGGTGTTCTACACGTACCTGGAACAGACGCTGATCTACTCGTTCGGCTCGCTGGCGCTCTCGTTCACGTCCGGGCTTCTCGTCGCCCTCGCGGCCAATCACGTTGTAAACAAACGGCTGCGGTCGACGTACACGACGATCATCCTCTTCTCGTGGGCGCTCCCGCTCGCGGTAGTCGCGCTCACGTGGAACTGGATTTTCGTCGGACAGCCGTACGGGCTGTTGAACCAGGTTTTGATGGACCTCGGGATAATCTCCAGCCCGCTCGCGCTCCTGGCTAACAAGCGTCTCGCGCTGCCCCTCGTGACGTTCGTCGACGCTTGGCTGCGGATGCCGTTCGCGATGGTCGTGTTCCTCGCGGGACTCCAGTCGATTCCACAGCACATGTACGACGCCGCGAAGATCGACGGCGCGACGACGTGGCAACGGTTCTGGAAGATAACGTTGCCGTACCTGCGGCCCTACATGGCTATCGTGGGGCTCATCTCGTGGATGTTCGCCTTCCGGGCCTTCTCCATCATCTATCCGATGACGCAGGGGGGACCTGGCGTCCGCACGACGACGCTAGCCATCTACATCTACCGCGAGGGGATGGTAAAACTGGACTTCGGGTACGGGTCGGCCATCGCCGTATTCCTGGTCGCGGTCACCGTCATCCTCGCCATCTTCTACGTGACCGTGGTACTCGAACGGATAGAGGAGTGA
- a CDS encoding DUF362 domain-containing protein, which translates to MTERGDPTVGPIPEETILEVCGERDLPRMGVIEQIWETDPIPIDEVESRAAEAVDSLALDEVPDGGEIAVGAGSRGIANLPAIVRGVVGELQSRGYEPFVFPAMGSHGGATADGQRGKLDALGVSEETVGCEVRATMEVVEVGTTPERGVSVVADANAAAADGIVPINRVKPHTDFDGRVESGLSKMLVIGMGKQRGAKFAHEGAVNWSFREMIPQIARILLDALPVVGGIAAVENQHDDTAILEGVPPSGFLEREAELLETAYEKLPTLPFDDLDVLVVDQMGKEISGTGMDTNVVGRREFGFEPEPESPTIGRIYVRSLTEPSHGNATALGMADLVHRDLIAETDLSKAVINTVTASNLRGARVPPIMESDYAALVAALSTVGIVGPEEVRVARVTDTMRLERLYVSEALIEEARERDDLRVVAEPEPVEFDGEGGFTAPPPSPDAD; encoded by the coding sequence ATGACCGAACGTGGGGACCCCACCGTCGGTCCCATCCCGGAGGAGACGATACTCGAAGTGTGTGGCGAGCGCGACCTGCCCCGGATGGGCGTCATCGAACAGATCTGGGAGACGGATCCCATCCCGATCGACGAGGTCGAGTCGCGGGCCGCGGAGGCCGTCGACTCGCTGGCACTCGACGAGGTGCCCGACGGCGGCGAGATCGCGGTCGGTGCTGGCAGCCGCGGCATCGCCAACCTCCCCGCCATCGTCCGCGGCGTCGTCGGAGAACTGCAGTCCCGCGGCTACGAGCCGTTCGTCTTCCCGGCGATGGGAAGTCACGGCGGGGCGACCGCCGATGGCCAGCGCGGCAAACTTGACGCCCTGGGCGTCAGCGAGGAGACGGTCGGGTGCGAGGTCCGCGCGACGATGGAGGTCGTAGAGGTCGGGACGACGCCCGAACGGGGCGTCTCGGTCGTTGCCGACGCAAACGCCGCCGCCGCTGACGGCATCGTTCCCATCAACCGGGTCAAGCCCCACACCGACTTCGATGGCCGCGTCGAGAGCGGTCTCTCGAAGATGCTCGTCATCGGGATGGGCAAACAGCGCGGCGCGAAGTTCGCCCACGAGGGCGCGGTCAACTGGAGCTTCCGGGAGATGATCCCCCAGATCGCCCGCATCCTCCTCGACGCCCTTCCGGTCGTCGGTGGCATCGCCGCGGTCGAGAACCAGCACGACGACACCGCGATACTGGAGGGCGTTCCGCCGTCGGGTTTCCTCGAACGCGAGGCCGAACTCCTGGAGACGGCGTACGAGAAACTGCCGACGCTCCCGTTCGACGACCTCGACGTGCTCGTCGTCGACCAGATGGGCAAGGAAATCAGCGGGACGGGTATGGACACGAACGTCGTCGGCCGCCGCGAGTTTGGCTTCGAACCCGAACCGGAGTCGCCGACCATCGGGCGAATCTACGTCCGCTCGCTGACCGAACCGTCCCACGGAAACGCGACGGCGCTGGGCATGGCCGACCTCGTCCACCGGGATCTCATCGCCGAGACGGACCTCTCCAAGGCGGTCATCAACACCGTCACCGCGAGCAATCTCCGGGGCGCGCGAGTCCCGCCCATCATGGAGTCGGACTACGCCGCGCTCGTCGCAGCGCTCTCGACGGTGGGCATCGTCGGCCCCGAGGAGGTCCGCGTCGCCCGTGTCACCGACACGATGCGGCTCGAACGGCTGTACGTCTCGGAGGCGCTCATCGAGGAGGCCCGCGAGCGCGACGACCTGCGCGTCGTCGCCGAGCCAGAACCGGTCGAGTTCGACGGCGAGGGAGGGTTCACCGCGCCCCCACCCTCGCCCGACGCAGACTAA
- a CDS encoding mandelate racemase/muconate lactonizing enzyme family protein produces the protein MTRVTDVDVNLYGVPNEESLDDATQSFDELELVVVDVETDDGPGMGFTHTIGEGGSAVREFVETTLAPVLVGGTAAPRVARDRIRAATTYVGREGVSELAVSAIDIALWDALGRRLDAPLYELVGGERREVPAYQTHGGWLQYDTHELVENAHDAAERGFAGMKMKVGRGHAEDAERVRAVREALPDGMDLMVDANCAYTVPEARRFARHLGAVPLDWLEEPLDKGDFAGHADLRDRIAVPVALGENLFNETQFKQAMALGAADVLQPDVTRVGGVSAWLAVAHAARTWDLPVSPHFVEPLHVHLATAFDNVPYIEHHSTVLDSVMETPLEPVEGAFTPPDDPGHGIRFEGLETYRKDD, from the coding sequence GTGACGCGCGTAACCGACGTCGACGTCAACCTGTACGGCGTCCCGAATGAGGAATCGCTGGACGACGCAACCCAATCGTTCGACGAACTCGAACTGGTCGTCGTCGATGTGGAGACCGACGACGGACCTGGGATGGGATTCACGCACACGATCGGCGAAGGTGGGTCGGCGGTCCGCGAGTTCGTCGAGACGACGCTCGCCCCGGTCCTCGTCGGGGGGACGGCCGCCCCGCGGGTTGCCCGCGACCGGATACGGGCGGCGACGACGTACGTCGGCCGCGAGGGCGTCTCCGAACTCGCCGTCTCCGCCATCGACATCGCGCTCTGGGACGCGCTGGGGCGTCGCCTCGACGCCCCGCTGTACGAACTCGTCGGCGGCGAGCGCCGCGAGGTGCCAGCCTACCAGACGCACGGCGGGTGGCTCCAGTACGACACCCACGAACTGGTCGAGAACGCCCACGACGCCGCCGAACGCGGCTTCGCCGGGATGAAGATGAAAGTGGGCAGGGGCCACGCGGAGGACGCAGAGCGCGTCCGCGCGGTCCGGGAGGCGCTGCCGGACGGGATGGACCTCATGGTCGACGCCAACTGTGCGTACACGGTTCCCGAGGCGCGACGGTTCGCCAGACACCTCGGGGCCGTCCCGCTCGACTGGCTGGAGGAACCGCTCGACAAGGGGGACTTCGCCGGTCACGCCGACCTCCGGGACCGGATCGCCGTGCCGGTCGCGCTCGGCGAGAACCTGTTCAACGAGACGCAGTTCAAGCAGGCGATGGCGCTCGGCGCGGCGGACGTCCTCCAGCCCGACGTCACCCGCGTCGGCGGCGTCTCCGCGTGGCTCGCCGTCGCGCATGCGGCCCGGACGTGGGACCTCCCCGTGTCGCCGCACTTCGTCGAACCGCTGCACGTCCACCTGGCGACGGCCTTCGACAACGTCCCCTACATCGAACACCACTCGACGGTGCTCGACAGCGTGATGGAGACGCCACTGGAACCCGTCGAGGGGGCGTTCACGCCGCCGGACGATCCGGGACACGGCATCCGGTTCGAGGGGCTGGAGACCTACCGGAAGGACGACTGA
- a CDS encoding SDR family NAD(P)-dependent oxidoreductase: MSGRFDGETAIVTGSSKGIGMSIAKALAREGANVVTNSRSHERAEAAAEEIAAEVDGASTLPVECDVTDPDSVSALVDATVEEFGRLDVMVNNAGMTIIDPAEEMAPEDWRQVIDVDLSGVFYGSQAAGRRMIERGDGGAIVNVSSMMGSMGLHMRTPYCAAKGGVDNLTRTLAVEWAEHGVHVNALAPGYIRTAITDQSMESAGYTEAEVRNRTPLGRFGSTEEMANCALFLASRDNFVTGEVLTADGGWTAFAWGSRGR, translated from the coding sequence ATGAGCGGACGATTCGACGGCGAGACTGCCATCGTCACGGGGTCTAGCAAGGGCATCGGCATGTCGATCGCCAAAGCGCTGGCCCGGGAGGGCGCGAACGTAGTCACGAACTCCCGCTCCCACGAGCGAGCGGAGGCGGCCGCAGAGGAGATAGCCGCCGAGGTCGACGGCGCGTCGACGCTCCCCGTCGAGTGCGACGTGACCGACCCGGACTCGGTGTCGGCGCTCGTCGACGCGACGGTCGAGGAGTTCGGCCGCCTCGACGTGATGGTGAACAACGCCGGGATGACCATCATCGACCCCGCCGAGGAGATGGCTCCCGAGGACTGGCGACAGGTGATAGACGTCGACCTCTCGGGCGTATTCTACGGGTCGCAGGCCGCGGGCCGGCGGATGATAGAACGGGGCGACGGCGGCGCGATAGTCAACGTCTCCAGCATGATGGGGTCGATGGGGCTCCACATGCGAACGCCGTACTGTGCGGCTAAGGGCGGCGTCGACAACCTCACCCGGACGCTAGCGGTCGAGTGGGCCGAACACGGGGTCCACGTCAACGCGCTTGCCCCCGGGTACATCCGCACGGCCATCACCGACCAGTCGATGGAGTCGGCGGGCTACACCGAAGCGGAGGTACGGAACCGGACTCCGCTCGGGCGGTTCGGTTCCACGGAGGAGATGGCGAACTGTGCGCTCTTTCTCGCCTCGCGGGACAACTTCGTGACCGGCGAGGTGCTCACGGCCGACGGGGGCTGGACGGCGTTCGCGTGGGGAAGCCGGGGTCGGTGA